The window CGATTGCCCCGCTCGCGCCGAGGGTGTGCCCGACGTTCCCCTTGTTCGCCGTCACCGGCGGCGGATCGTCGAACACTTCGTGGAGACACAACGCCTCGTGATCGTCACCACGAGGAGTCGCCGTGGCGTGTGCGTTGACGTGATCGACGTCCGCCGGCGAACGGTCGGCGTCGGCCAACGCCCGTTCGATCGCCGCGATCAGCCCGCGTCCGTCGCTGGCCGGCCTGATCAGGTGGTCTGCGTCGGCGGACCGACCGACACCCGTGACCGCCGCGTACGCCGTCGCGCCACGCTCGGCGGCGTGGCTCGCCGACTCCAACACGAGCGCACCGGCGCCCTCGCCCAGGAGGAATCCGTCGCGGTCGGCGTCGAACGGCCTGATCGCCGCCGTCGGGGCGTCGTTCCGGCTGCTCATCGCCCGCAGCGAGTCGAACGCCGCGAGCCCGGTAGAGCAGACCCCGGCGTCGGCTCCCCCGGCGATCATCACGTCGGCACGCCCGAGCCGAACGTCGTCGACGGCGTCGGCGATCGCGTGAGTCCCGGCCGCACACGCTGTCGATGGCGCCCGGTTCGGTCCACGTGCGTCGAACACGACACTCGCGTGACCGGCGACACTGCTGGTCAGCGACTGGATCGAGAACCGGGTGTCCGGGCGGCCTCCGTCCCGCATACGGAGCTGGTGTTCGTCGATCTCCAACTGTCCTCCGAGACAGCTCGCGTAGCTGACCCCGGCACGGGTCGGGTCCCAGTCCGGTCCGTCGTCGGCGTCGAACCCAGCGTCTGCAACTGCCTCGCTGGCGGCGACGACCCCGAACTGTGCGTGACGACCCGCGCTGCGCTCGTCGACCGACGGGTGCGCCGACGGGTCCGCGGCGACCTCACAGCCGACCCGTGTTCGGAAGTCGTACCCGTAGGTGTCGAGGTCGAACTGCGTGATCGGACCGGCGCCGCTCTCGTGACCGAGCAACGACTCCCACGTCTCCGAGAGAGACCCTCCGACGGGAGTGATCGTGCCCAGGCCGGTGACAACCACGTCGTTCATCCGTCAGTCTCGCCGCTCGGCGACGTAGGACTTCACCGCGCCGACGGTCGTCAGCTCCTCTAAGTCCTCGTCTGGAACGTGAACGCCGAGTTCGTCCTCGACGAGCTCCGCCATCTCGACGATGTCCAACGACTCCGCAGCTAGCCCGTCGTCGTCGAAGGGCGTGTCGTCGTCGAACTCCGACTCGTCGACCAACAACGCGTCTGCGACGATCTCGTCTACCGTTTCGCTCGCCTCGTCCGAGAGTTGCATGTGTGTGAGAGTTATTTATCCTCTCGGTTGATAAGTAGTTCGGTAAATCGACAATCAGTTGTGGGCACAGAACGACAAAAACCGTCCCTCCGGGACGACAGCGCAGACGCTTCGGGTCGGTCCTCGTCGACTACTGGCCCACTTCGAGCAACACCTTCCCGACGCTCTCCCTGTCTTCTACGTGTCGGTGTGCGTCGTCGGCCCGTCGCAGTGGGAACGACCTGTCGGTCACGAGTTCCAACTCGTCGCGGGCGAACCCGTCGAGCACCGCCTCGCGTGCCGACGCCACTCGCTGTGGGAGGTTCGTCTCGGCGTCTTCCAGGTGGTAGCCGACGACCGAACGGTTGTCGAACAACAGCCGGGGCGCGGCGACGCTCGGCACGTCACCGCTCGCCAGTCCGTACGTCACGAGTCTCCCCCCCGAAGCGAGCGTTCGGACGCTCCGTCGGAACGTCTTCCCACCGACGCCGTCGAGCACCAGGTCGAACCCGCCGTCGAGCTCGTCGGCTGCCACCTGTCGAATCGACTCCGTCGTGTAGTCGACAGCCCGGTCGGCACCCAGCTCTCGCGTCAACTCCCGCTTCTCTTCGGTACTGGCAGTAGTGTACACCGTACAGTCGACACTGTCGGTCAGCTGGAGTGCCGCAGTCCCGACGCCGCCCGCCCCGGCGTGGACCAACACCGTCTCTCCAGCCGTCAGCCCTCCACACGCGAACAGAGCGTTGTGTGCAGTCAGGAACTGAACTGTCCCGCTCGCGACCTCGAGGCCGACACCGTCGGGAACTCTGTGGACGCGCGTCGCTGGAACGGTGATCGATTCCCGGTAACACTCCGGCTCGACGACGACGAACACGCGGTCACCGGGGTCGTAGTCCGTGTCGCTCCCGGCGTCGGCGACGCGCCCGGCAGCCTCCATTCCCGGTACGTACGGTGGGTCCGGCGAGTGAATGGCCTCTCGGTTCGGATACGTCCCACGTCGTTTCTCGATGTCCGCGAAATTGACACTCGTGTACGCGACTTCGATTCGTACTTCCGTCGGACCCGGCTCGGAGACGGCCCGCTCTGTCACCCGCAGTACCTCGGGCCCGCCGTGGTCGTCTGCGACAACTGCTCGCACAGTCGTTGTTCTCACCTACGCTCGCTTAGCTCTTGTGAATCGAACGATCAATATACTGGCTACGAGCGGATCCGGGTACGCACGGGCCCACCGACCGTCGTGTGGTGGTCACGCCGCCGACCGACAGACTCCCTCACGCGCGCTCCCGAGACACCCGCCGACCGCGGGTTCGTCCGCCCGAGTCGTACTCTGTGAGTAGTTTTAAATTCGAGGATTGTAATGTCCTTCTGTGAGTCAGAACGATAAGCAAGACAGATCCGATATCCTCACCGTGCGTGACTTACAGAAGACGTACGGCAGCGGTGAGGAAGCCGTTACGGCGGTCGACGGCGTCAGTTTCGGCGTCGAGCGAGGCTCGATCACCGGGCTACTGGGGCACAACGGAGCCGGGAAGACGACGCTGATCAAGATGATTCTCGGGTTGGTGACCCCGACAGCCGGCTCCGTCGTCTTGGGGGACGAAGACGTCACCGGGCGGTCGAAGGCGGTGGCGAGCCGGGCTGCGGCCGTTCTCGAGGGCGCTCGGACGATGTACTGGCGACTCACCGTCAGGGAGAACGTGGAGTTCTTCACCCGACTGGCGGGAAACACTCCGGGCTCTCGCGCACAGCGAAACGAGGAGCTGTACGAGGCGTTCGACATCGCCCACCGCGTCGACAAGACGGTGAACGAGCTTTCGCGGGGAATGAAACAGAAGGCGTCTATCGTCACGGTGTTGTCACAGGAGCCGGACCTGCTGGTGTTAGACGAGCCGACTCTCGGACTGGATGTCGAGAGTTCACTCGAACTCAGACGACAGCTCCAGGAGATCGTCGCGGAACGCGACACGACCGTTCTGGTGTCGAGCCACGACATGGCCGTCGTAGAGGAGATCTGCGACCGGGCGGTGATCCTCTCGGACGGTGTGGTCGTCGCCGACGAGTCGGTCGCCTCACTGATGGACCTCTTCGAGACCCAGACCGTGACGGTGACGCTTACCAGCCCACCGGCCGAACTGTTGGACACGATCGAGTCGCGGTTCCGAGTGTCCACCCACGAGGCCATCGGTGACAGACACCAGATCGAACTCTCGATCAAGAACTCCGCGGCGATGCACTCCCTCACCGGAGTCATCGCGGAACACGACGCGGCCTCGCCCGACATAGAGACCGCACAGCTCGACTTCGAGGAAGTGTACCTCCAGTTGACCAGGGAACAGGAACGAACGGACGACCGTTCGGAGAAGACGGCAAATGCGTGAGTCACTCGATCTGTTCGTCGGAGTGCTGAAAAAGCGGCTCTTACTCCTGTACCGGTACCCACTCAACACCGTCGCGTACCTCTTCACACTGTACGGATTCTTCCTGTTAGTGTTCCTGGGCGGGCGGACGGTCGCCGGTGGGGCCTTCGACAACTCCGTCGACTCCCTCGTCGTCGGGTACTTCCTCGTCACGATGGCGTTTACCGCCTACAACGAACTGGCGAACGCCTTCTCC of the Halobaculum sp. MBLA0143 genome contains:
- a CDS encoding zinc-binding alcohol dehydrogenase family protein, with the protein product MRAVVADDHGGPEVLRVTERAVSEPGPTEVRIEVAYTSVNFADIEKRRGTYPNREAIHSPDPPYVPGMEAAGRVADAGSDTDYDPGDRVFVVVEPECYRESITVPATRVHRVPDGVGLEVASGTVQFLTAHNALFACGGLTAGETVLVHAGAGGVGTAALQLTDSVDCTVYTTASTEEKRELTRELGADRAVDYTTESIRQVAADELDGGFDLVLDGVGGKTFRRSVRTLASGGRLVTYGLASGDVPSVAAPRLLFDNRSVVGYHLEDAETNLPQRVASAREAVLDGFARDELELVTDRSFPLRRADDAHRHVEDRESVGKVLLEVGQ
- a CDS encoding phosphopantetheine-binding protein encodes the protein MQLSDEASETVDEIVADALLVDESEFDDDTPFDDDGLAAESLDIVEMAELVEDELGVHVPDEDLEELTTVGAVKSYVAERRD
- a CDS encoding ABC transporter ATP-binding protein; protein product: MSQNDKQDRSDILTVRDLQKTYGSGEEAVTAVDGVSFGVERGSITGLLGHNGAGKTTLIKMILGLVTPTAGSVVLGDEDVTGRSKAVASRAAAVLEGARTMYWRLTVRENVEFFTRLAGNTPGSRAQRNEELYEAFDIAHRVDKTVNELSRGMKQKASIVTVLSQEPDLLVLDEPTLGLDVESSLELRRQLQEIVAERDTTVLVSSHDMAVVEEICDRAVILSDGVVVADESVASLMDLFETQTVTVTLTSPPAELLDTIESRFRVSTHEAIGDRHQIELSIKNSAAMHSLTGVIAEHDAASPDIETAQLDFEEVYLQLTREQERTDDRSEKTANA
- a CDS encoding beta-ketoacyl synthase, translating into MNDVVVTGLGTITPVGGSLSETWESLLGHESGAGPITQFDLDTYGYDFRTRVGCEVAADPSAHPSVDERSAGRHAQFGVVAASEAVADAGFDADDGPDWDPTRAGVSYASCLGGQLEIDEHQLRMRDGGRPDTRFSIQSLTSSVAGHASVVFDARGPNRAPSTACAAGTHAIADAVDDVRLGRADVMIAGGADAGVCSTGLAAFDSLRAMSSRNDAPTAAIRPFDADRDGFLLGEGAGALVLESASHAAERGATAYAAVTGVGRSADADHLIRPASDGRGLIAAIERALADADRSPADVDHVNAHATATPRGDDHEALCLHEVFDDPPPVTANKGNVGHTLGASGAIEGAISAASIHEGTIPPTVNHETPDCGVDVVTEPRDADPEVVLANSAGFGGTNGAVVFERV